A single region of the Pseudomonas granadensis genome encodes:
- a CDS encoding metal ABC transporter permease — MLAVSQLWQPFHEFMFMRRALFGGLVLACSTAPLGVFLILRRMSLIGDAVAHGILPGAALGFWFAGLSLPALTFGGLGAGLGMAGLAAWITRRTGLREDASLAAIYPISLASGVLILGIAGKRLDLLHLLFGSALAVDGPTLQGMLWVSACSVIAMAMIYKPLVLDTLDPLFLRTVSRLGPLAHGVFLTLVVLNLVIGFQAIGALMVVGLMMLPAAASRFWSRRLPVLIAVAGAIGCLSVWFGLLLSFYYSLPSGPAIVLVAGAGYLLSVIVGPVHGLLRRPPLLTSQ, encoded by the coding sequence ATGCTCGCCGTCAGCCAACTCTGGCAGCCGTTTCACGAATTCATGTTCATGCGTCGCGCCTTGTTCGGCGGTTTGGTCCTGGCCTGCAGCACGGCGCCACTTGGGGTGTTTTTGATCCTGCGGCGTATGAGCCTGATCGGCGATGCGGTCGCCCATGGAATCCTGCCCGGTGCTGCACTGGGCTTCTGGTTCGCCGGGCTCAGTTTGCCGGCACTGACCTTCGGCGGCCTCGGTGCAGGCCTGGGCATGGCTGGACTGGCGGCCTGGATTACTCGGCGCACCGGCCTGCGCGAGGACGCCAGCCTCGCCGCGATCTATCCGATCTCACTGGCCAGCGGCGTGCTGATACTGGGTATCGCCGGAAAGCGCCTGGACCTTCTGCATCTGCTGTTCGGTTCAGCCTTGGCCGTCGACGGACCCACCTTGCAAGGCATGCTGTGGGTCTCGGCGTGCAGCGTGATTGCTATGGCGATGATCTATAAACCGCTGGTGCTCGACACCCTCGATCCACTTTTCCTGCGAACCGTCAGCCGTCTCGGCCCGCTGGCCCACGGTGTATTCCTGACCTTGGTGGTGCTCAATCTGGTCATCGGCTTTCAGGCCATCGGCGCCTTGATGGTGGTCGGCCTGATGATGCTGCCCGCTGCGGCTTCGCGGTTCTGGAGCCGACGCCTGCCGGTGCTGATTGCCGTTGCGGGAGCGATCGGATGCCTGTCGGTGTGGTTCGGATTGCTGCTGTCGTTCTATTACTCGCTGCCCAGCGGTCCGGCAATCGTGCTGGTCGCCGGCGCCGGTTATCTGTTGTCGGTGATCGTCGGGCCGGTCCATGGTCTGCTGCGCCGCCCGCCTTTGCTCACATCCCAATGA
- a CDS encoding metal ABC transporter ATP-binding protein: protein MIRCHSLSWGAPGQPLTSPLNLQLDSGSLTAIIGANGCGKSSLLKVIAGLQKPLAGKVSLGVPRQSGLSFLPQQQHLDRQFPINLQELVAAGFWGRRLSTQLRAQRLHAALENWHLHGLEQRPLMALSGGELQRALLARLSLTDAPVLLLDEPHAALDELGQQLLWQHIHAWHGEGRTLVVVCHDLAAVRQHIPSTLLIKHRECRLAASAELIAQTPHTQVA, encoded by the coding sequence ATGATTCGTTGCCATTCCTTGAGCTGGGGAGCCCCGGGCCAACCGCTGACATCGCCGCTGAACCTGCAACTCGACAGCGGCTCCCTCACAGCAATTATCGGTGCCAATGGCTGCGGCAAAAGCAGCCTGCTGAAAGTCATCGCCGGTCTCCAGAAGCCACTCGCGGGCAAAGTCTCTCTCGGTGTTCCACGGCAAAGCGGATTGTCCTTTCTTCCGCAACAGCAGCATCTCGATCGGCAGTTTCCGATCAACCTGCAAGAGCTGGTTGCCGCCGGATTCTGGGGGCGCCGGTTATCAACGCAACTGCGCGCGCAACGGTTGCATGCCGCGCTGGAGAACTGGCACTTGCACGGACTCGAACAGCGCCCGTTGATGGCGCTGTCCGGCGGCGAGTTGCAACGCGCTCTGCTCGCCCGTTTAAGCCTGACCGATGCGCCCGTGCTGCTGCTCGATGAACCTCACGCGGCACTCGATGAACTCGGTCAACAACTGCTCTGGCAGCATATCCATGCATGGCACGGCGAAGGCCGGACACTCGTCGTGGTGTGTCATGACCTCGCTGCGGTACGCCAGCACATTCCCAGCACATTGCTGATCAAGCATCGCGAGTGCCGCTTGGCGGCGAGCGCGGAGCTGATTGCACAAACTCCACACACGCAGGTGGCCTGA
- the cls gene encoding cardiolipin synthase, with product MDYFGPHIFGYLIALIHTLGSIAAIHAVLTVRTAQGSIAWALSLIFIPYLTLIPYLVFGRSTFDGYIKARRQANEQMRVAISELNWRPWVEEALAARASNAYASLRAMPKLGRMPCLANNEVQLLINGAATFEAIFSAIERAKEAVLVQFFIIHDDRLGQRLRDLLLKKAAEGVTIHLLYDRIGSHALPHSYVQALRDGGVAVKAFATRSGWLNRFQVNFRNHRKIVVVDGIIGFVGGHNVGDEYMGEKPPLAPWRDTHVQVRGPVVASMQESFAEDWFWAARSLPPLILPDAYPDDGVLCQLLASGPADAYETCSLFFVEAIHAATERVWITSPYFIPDEAVFAALRLAVLRGVDVRLLLPSRADHRIVYAASSLYAFEAVRAGVRVFRYEPGFLHQKVVLIDSEISAIGSANLDNRSFRLNFEVMLLTVDSAFAASVEHMLEADFAQAYEIAKEESREIHRLQQVGMRIARLISPIL from the coding sequence ATGGATTATTTTGGACCGCATATTTTCGGTTATCTGATCGCGCTGATTCACACCCTCGGATCGATCGCCGCGATACATGCGGTGCTCACCGTGCGCACTGCGCAGGGTTCGATTGCCTGGGCATTGTCGCTGATCTTCATTCCCTATCTCACGCTGATTCCCTATCTGGTCTTCGGCCGCAGCACCTTCGACGGTTACATCAAGGCGCGCCGCCAGGCCAACGAACAGATGCGCGTGGCCATCTCCGAGCTGAACTGGCGCCCGTGGGTCGAGGAAGCACTCGCCGCCCGCGCTTCCAACGCTTATGCCTCGTTGCGTGCGATGCCCAAACTGGGGCGGATGCCGTGCCTGGCCAATAATGAAGTGCAGCTATTAATAAACGGTGCGGCGACGTTCGAGGCGATCTTCAGTGCGATCGAGCGGGCCAAAGAAGCCGTGCTGGTGCAGTTTTTCATCATCCACGACGACCGCCTCGGGCAACGCTTGCGTGATCTGCTGCTGAAAAAAGCCGCGGAAGGCGTGACGATTCACTTGCTCTACGACCGCATCGGCAGCCACGCCCTGCCCCATAGCTATGTGCAGGCATTGCGCGACGGCGGTGTTGCGGTGAAAGCATTTGCCACGCGCAGTGGCTGGCTCAACCGCTTCCAGGTCAACTTTCGTAACCACCGCAAGATTGTCGTGGTCGACGGCATCATCGGTTTTGTCGGTGGGCACAACGTCGGCGACGAGTACATGGGCGAGAAACCACCGCTGGCACCGTGGCGCGATACCCATGTGCAAGTCCGCGGCCCAGTCGTGGCGAGCATGCAGGAATCCTTCGCCGAAGACTGGTTCTGGGCGGCACGCTCCCTGCCGCCGCTGATCCTGCCGGATGCCTATCCAGACGACGGCGTACTTTGCCAGTTGCTCGCCAGCGGCCCGGCCGATGCCTATGAAACCTGCTCGTTGTTTTTCGTCGAGGCGATTCACGCCGCCACCGAGCGGGTGTGGATCACCAGCCCGTATTTCATTCCGGATGAAGCGGTATTTGCCGCGCTGCGACTGGCCGTGCTGCGCGGCGTCGATGTGCGCTTGCTGCTGCCGTCGCGCGCGGACCATCGCATCGTCTACGCCGCTTCCAGTCTGTATGCGTTCGAGGCGGTGCGCGCCGGCGTGCGGGTGTTTCGGTACGAGCCCGGTTTCCTGCATCAGAAAGTCGTGTTGATCGACAGCGAGATCAGCGCGATCGGCAGCGCCAACCTCGACAACCGCTCGTTCCGTCTGAATTTCGAGGTCATGCTGCTGACCGTCGACAGTGCCTTTGCCGCCAGCGTGGAACACATGCTCGAAGCAGACTTCGCCCAGGCTTACGAGATCGCCAAGGAAGAAAGCCGGGAAATCCACCGCCTGCAACAGGTCGGCATGCGGATCGCCCGGCTGATATCACCGATCCTGTAA
- a CDS encoding metal ABC transporter substrate-binding protein, producing the protein MRALLVLFSLLLSMSLSAAEKMPVVTSFSILADMVHQIGGDHVQITSMVGPDADAHTYEPTPDDAKALLKSRLIIKNGLGFEPWLDRLVSSTATQATVINASRGVIPRSLDEDGETVPDPHAWHNLANAELYVANITKALIAADPANKTDYERNSQTYLKQIYALLAEAKTRLGSLPAGNRKIVTSHDAFGYLGQAYGIDFIAPQGLSTEREPSAAEVAALITQIRQARVKAVFMENIKDARLLKQIANESGAHIGGTLYSDALAASGPASTFTGLFEYNLNTLYKALSQP; encoded by the coding sequence ATGCGCGCTCTACTCGTGCTGTTCAGCTTGTTGCTGTCGATGTCATTGTCGGCGGCGGAAAAAATGCCGGTGGTTACCAGCTTCAGCATCCTCGCCGACATGGTTCATCAGATTGGTGGCGACCACGTGCAGATCACCAGCATGGTCGGCCCGGATGCCGACGCGCACACTTACGAGCCGACACCGGACGATGCCAAAGCCCTGCTCAAATCCAGACTGATCATTAAAAACGGACTGGGCTTCGAGCCATGGCTGGATCGCCTGGTCAGCAGCACCGCCACTCAGGCAACGGTGATCAATGCCAGCCGCGGGGTGATTCCCCGATCTCTGGATGAGGATGGCGAAACCGTGCCCGATCCACACGCCTGGCACAATCTGGCCAATGCCGAGCTGTACGTCGCCAACATCACCAAGGCGTTGATTGCGGCTGATCCGGCGAACAAGACCGACTACGAGCGCAACAGCCAAACCTATCTGAAGCAGATCTACGCCCTGCTCGCCGAGGCCAAAACCAGACTGGGTTCACTGCCTGCGGGCAACCGTAAGATCGTCACCAGTCACGATGCGTTCGGTTATCTCGGTCAGGCTTACGGCATCGACTTCATCGCGCCCCAAGGTTTGTCCACCGAGCGCGAGCCGTCAGCCGCCGAAGTTGCCGCGCTGATTACGCAGATCCGTCAGGCCAGGGTCAAAGCGGTGTTCATGGAAAACATCAAGGACGCGCGCCTGCTCAAGCAGATCGCCAATGAGAGCGGCGCGCATATCGGCGGCACGTTGTACTCGGACGCGCTCGCCGCGAGTGGGCCGGCGAGCACCTTTACCGGCCTGTTCGAATACAACCTCAACACGCTGTACAAGGCGTTGAGCCAGCCATGA
- the cfaB gene encoding C17 cyclopropane fatty acid synthase CfaB: MLAQLPPALQNLQLPLRLRLWDGHEFNLGPTPSVTIVVKDPQMVTQFTHPSLDALGAAFVEGKLELEGSISEVIRVCDELSSALLDEDEGSQPVRSVHDKETDAKAISYHYDLSNAFYQLWLDNDMVYSCAYFETGSETLEQAQQAKFRHLCRKLRLQPGEYLLDVGCGWGGLARFAAREFGARVFGITLSQEQLKLARERVKAEGLEDQIELQLLDYRDLPQDGRFDKVVSVGMFEHVGHANLAEYCKTLFGAVKEGGLVMNHGITAKHTDGRPVGRGAGDFIEKYVFPNGELPHLSMISAQISEAGLEIVDVESLRLHYARTLDHWSERLEDNLEAAGKLVPEQALRIWRLYLAGCAYAFARGWINLHQILAVKAHADGSHELPWTRDDIYNP, from the coding sequence ATGCTCGCGCAACTTCCACCGGCCTTACAGAACCTGCAGCTTCCGCTTCGCCTGCGACTCTGGGACGGCCATGAATTCAATCTGGGGCCGACGCCCAGCGTCACCATCGTGGTCAAGGACCCACAGATGGTTACCCAGTTCACTCACCCAAGCCTCGATGCGCTGGGAGCGGCGTTCGTTGAAGGCAAACTTGAACTGGAGGGCTCGATCAGCGAGGTCATCCGGGTTTGCGATGAACTGAGCAGCGCGTTGCTCGACGAAGATGAAGGCAGTCAGCCGGTGCGTTCAGTGCACGACAAGGAAACCGACGCCAAGGCCATCTCTTACCATTACGACCTTTCCAATGCCTTCTACCAGCTGTGGCTCGACAACGACATGGTCTATTCCTGCGCGTATTTCGAGACCGGCAGCGAAACCCTCGAGCAGGCGCAACAGGCCAAATTCCGCCATCTGTGCCGCAAGCTGCGCTTGCAGCCGGGCGAGTATTTGCTGGATGTCGGCTGCGGCTGGGGTGGGCTGGCGCGATTCGCCGCACGAGAATTCGGCGCCAGGGTCTTCGGCATCACGCTGAGTCAGGAGCAACTGAAGCTGGCACGTGAGCGGGTCAAGGCTGAGGGGCTGGAAGATCAGATCGAACTGCAACTGCTCGACTACCGCGATCTGCCTCAGGACGGGCGCTTCGACAAGGTGGTCAGTGTCGGCATGTTCGAACACGTCGGCCATGCCAATCTCGCCGAATACTGCAAAACCCTGTTTGGCGCGGTGAAGGAGGGCGGTCTGGTGATGAACCACGGCATCACTGCCAAGCATACCGATGGCCGGCCGGTCGGGCGTGGTGCGGGCGACTTCATTGAGAAATACGTTTTCCCTAACGGTGAGCTGCCGCACCTTTCCATGATCTCGGCGCAGATCAGTGAAGCCGGGCTGGAGATTGTCGACGTGGAAAGCCTGCGCCTGCATTACGCGCGTACGCTGGACCATTGGAGCGAGCGACTGGAGGACAACCTCGAAGCCGCTGGCAAACTGGTACCGGAACAGGCGTTACGTATCTGGCGCCTGTATCTGGCCGGCTGCGCTTACGCGTTTGCCCGTGGCTGGATCAATCTGCACCAGATCCTCGCGGTGAAGGCGCATGCCGACGGCAGCCATGAATTGCCCTGGACCCGCGACGACATTTATAACCCGTGA
- the zigA gene encoding zinc metallochaperone GTPase ZigA codes for MSEKLPVTVLSGFLGAGKSTLLNYVLRNRSGMRVAVIVNDMSEINIDGSEVQRDVSLNRAEEKIVEMSNGCICCTLREDLLEEVSKLAREDRFDYLLIESTGISEPLPVAETFTFRDEHGQSLCDIARLDTMVTVVDGVNFLPDYQAAESLASRGEILGEEDERSITDLLIEQIEFADVLLISKIDLISRPEREELIAILKRLNAQAEVIPMVMGEVPLEKLLNTGRFDFDKAAQAPGWLKELRGEHIPETDEYGIASTAYRARRPFHPQRFFDFINRSWLNGKLLRSKGFFWLASKPTDAGSWSQAGGLMRHGFAGRWWRFVPKDQWPQDQESSAAILENWTPSVGDCRQELVFIGQNIDFLQLTAELDASLLTDDEMALGAEGWRMLADPFGPWHDEAA; via the coding sequence ATGTCAGAAAAACTACCCGTAACTGTTCTTTCCGGATTTCTGGGCGCCGGAAAAAGTACGCTTTTGAATTACGTACTACGTAATCGAAGCGGAATGCGCGTAGCTGTAATCGTTAATGATATGAGCGAGATCAATATCGATGGCAGCGAAGTCCAGCGTGATGTCAGCCTTAACCGTGCTGAAGAAAAAATAGTCGAAATGAGCAACGGCTGTATCTGCTGTACGTTACGCGAGGACCTGCTCGAAGAAGTCAGCAAGCTCGCCCGCGAAGATCGCTTCGATTACCTGCTCATCGAATCCACCGGCATTTCCGAGCCGCTACCCGTCGCGGAAACTTTCACCTTTCGCGATGAACACGGCCAAAGCCTGTGCGATATTGCCCGTCTCGACACCATGGTGACGGTGGTCGACGGCGTGAACTTCCTTCCCGATTACCAGGCAGCAGAAAGCCTGGCCTCTCGCGGCGAAATCCTGGGTGAGGAAGACGAACGCTCAATCACCGACCTGTTGATCGAGCAGATCGAGTTTGCCGACGTGTTGTTGATCAGCAAGATCGACCTGATCAGCCGGCCAGAACGTGAAGAACTGATCGCCATCCTCAAGCGCCTGAATGCTCAGGCCGAAGTCATCCCGATGGTGATGGGTGAGGTGCCGCTGGAGAAACTGCTGAACACCGGGCGTTTCGACTTTGACAAAGCCGCGCAAGCGCCAGGTTGGCTCAAGGAGCTACGCGGTGAGCACATTCCGGAAACCGATGAGTACGGCATCGCCTCGACGGCATACCGCGCGCGGCGGCCCTTTCACCCGCAACGCTTCTTCGACTTCATCAACCGCTCATGGTTGAACGGCAAACTGCTGCGCTCCAAAGGTTTTTTCTGGCTGGCGAGCAAGCCCACCGACGCTGGGAGCTGGTCGCAGGCCGGTGGCTTGATGCGTCACGGTTTTGCCGGGCGCTGGTGGCGGTTCGTACCGAAAGACCAATGGCCACAGGATCAGGAAAGCAGCGCAGCCATCCTGGAAAACTGGACGCCGAGCGTAGGAGATTGCCGCCAGGAGCTGGTGTTCATCGGCCAGAACATCGATTTCCTACAACTCACTGCTGAATTGGATGCCTCCCTGCTCACTGATGATGAAATGGCGCTCGGTGCCGAGGGCTGGCGAATGCTCGCGGACCCATTTGGTCCTTGGCACGACGAGGCCGCCTGA
- the folE2 gene encoding GTP cyclohydrolase FolE2 — MNSLTLPDIAAEALRENVPLEWVGMQGIALPIHLQGKPLSAKADAGVSLDDGEARGIHMSRLYLALDALEQKELSPSLLRRVLSQFLDSHEGLSSCAYLNLHTELLLKRPALVSPLAGWKAYPVCISATLKKQMFHVELKLELPYSSTCPCSAALARQLIQQQFIDDFANQALQHADVLAWLGSSRGVVATPHSQRSTAQLHFHLEESIDELPLNTLINAAEAALGTAVQTAVKRADEQAFALANGQNLMFCEDAARRLNLALRRISGVSAFHLRVVHAESLHAHDAVAESQWRRESA, encoded by the coding sequence ATGAACTCACTGACACTGCCGGATATTGCCGCAGAGGCGCTGCGCGAAAATGTGCCGCTTGAATGGGTAGGCATGCAGGGCATCGCTTTGCCGATCCACCTGCAAGGAAAGCCTCTGAGTGCCAAGGCAGACGCTGGGGTGAGCCTTGATGATGGCGAAGCGCGAGGCATACATATGTCGCGCCTGTACCTGGCGTTAGACGCACTGGAACAGAAGGAGCTTTCGCCTTCTTTACTGCGTCGTGTACTCAGCCAATTTCTCGACAGTCATGAGGGCTTATCCAGCTGCGCTTATCTCAATCTGCACACTGAATTACTGCTGAAACGCCCGGCGCTGGTCAGCCCTTTGGCCGGCTGGAAAGCCTATCCCGTGTGCATTTCTGCCACGCTGAAAAAGCAAATGTTCCACGTGGAACTAAAACTAGAGTTGCCCTATTCCTCGACCTGCCCCTGTTCAGCGGCGTTAGCCAGACAACTGATCCAGCAACAATTCATCGACGACTTCGCCAACCAAGCGTTGCAACACGCCGATGTGCTGGCATGGCTCGGCTCTTCCCGCGGCGTCGTCGCCACGCCTCACAGCCAGCGCAGTACTGCACAACTGCATTTTCATCTTGAAGAATCCATCGACGAGTTACCGCTGAATACACTCATCAACGCTGCCGAAGCTGCGCTCGGCACAGCCGTGCAGACCGCCGTGAAGCGCGCCGACGAGCAAGCCTTCGCCCTCGCCAATGGGCAGAATCTGATGTTTTGTGAAGATGCTGCACGCCGCTTGAATCTGGCGCTGCGCCGCATCTCAGGGGTCAGCGCTTTCCACCTGCGCGTTGTTCACGCCGAAAGCCTGCACGCGCACGACGCTGTTGCCGAAAGCCAATGGCGGCGGGAGTCGGCATGA
- a CDS encoding NADH:ubiquinone oxidoreductase: MRCMGWSLLLAMLSSEAWAQACVVHSQGERLDVKVCQQNRNIPEKLFNDGFCQPTLVGQKVAVQYVDQCPSGAFGVCSNAQVANMPYRQDIHYYGVATDAAYLKPYCEAQSQGSWLRP, encoded by the coding sequence ATGCGTTGCATGGGATGGTCGTTGCTGTTGGCGATGCTGTCGAGCGAAGCGTGGGCTCAGGCCTGTGTGGTGCACAGTCAGGGCGAGCGGCTCGACGTCAAAGTCTGCCAGCAAAACCGTAATATCCCCGAGAAACTGTTCAATGACGGCTTTTGCCAACCGACCCTGGTCGGGCAAAAAGTCGCAGTGCAATATGTCGATCAGTGCCCGAGCGGTGCGTTTGGCGTATGCAGCAACGCGCAAGTTGCCAATATGCCCTATCGCCAGGACATCCACTATTACGGTGTGGCCACTGATGCGGCGTACCTGAAGCCGTATTGTGAAGCTCAGAGCCAGGGGTCATGGCTCAGGCCTTGA
- a CDS encoding glutamine synthetase, with amino-acid sequence MTKNALRGVVLSCALLPVVSILAQPGTAATCTRSANLLACADADGNSYSVNTVGNTLYLRGFEKDGHRYWAQTNSRFGQLTFFTGIASNGEAWVGYTRRVGWTTINRFSRSGGGSAKFTCSRMTGC; translated from the coding sequence ATGACGAAAAACGCCCTGCGCGGGGTTGTGCTGAGCTGTGCTCTGCTGCCCGTCGTAAGCATTCTGGCGCAGCCGGGCACAGCGGCAACCTGTACGCGCAGTGCGAATCTCTTGGCCTGCGCGGACGCCGACGGCAACAGCTACAGCGTGAACACCGTAGGCAACACGCTTTATTTACGCGGCTTTGAAAAAGACGGGCATCGCTATTGGGCGCAAACCAACAGCCGCTTCGGTCAGCTCACCTTTTTCACAGGTATCGCTTCGAACGGAGAGGCCTGGGTGGGTTACACCCGTCGGGTGGGCTGGACCACGATCAACCGTTTTTCGAGATCTGGCGGAGGTAGCGCGAAATTCACCTGTAGCCGAATGACCGGGTGCTAA
- a CDS encoding DUF3617 domain-containing protein, translating to MNVRLLGLALGLGLALPVVAQAQMLQPGLWEMTSSNLKVDDQAMDVQSILGQIQGQITPQQRAALEKNGINIGGKGIRACLTPQQVATNDIPLADPQSGCKQQITERTGNQWKFRFSCPKAQGTGVATFLSDREFTTVANGTFNAIGINQKGSLETRAVWLGQDCGTVKPRA from the coding sequence ATGAACGTTCGTCTGCTGGGTTTGGCGCTGGGCCTGGGTTTGGCATTGCCGGTGGTTGCGCAAGCGCAGATGCTGCAGCCGGGGCTGTGGGAAATGACCTCGAGCAATTTGAAAGTCGACGATCAGGCGATGGATGTGCAATCGATCCTCGGCCAGATTCAGGGCCAGATCACGCCGCAACAGCGCGCGGCGCTGGAGAAGAACGGCATCAACATCGGCGGCAAGGGCATTCGCGCCTGCCTCACACCGCAGCAAGTGGCGACCAACGATATCCCGCTGGCCGATCCACAATCGGGCTGCAAACAGCAGATCACGGAGCGCACCGGCAACCAGTGGAAATTCCGTTTTAGCTGCCCGAAAGCGCAGGGCACCGGGGTCGCGACCTTCCTCAGTGATCGCGAGTTCACCACCGTCGCCAACGGCACGTTCAACGCCATCGGGATCAATCAGAAGGGTAGTCTGGAAACCCGCGCGGTGTGGTTGGGTCAGGATTGCGGGACGGTGAAGCCCCGCGCTTGA
- a CDS encoding DUF1826 domain-containing protein yields the protein MPALQLPGNQTRQQHQGSTPQALTRILEDEVNLAVWQRQLPLHVSDFADVLLSLNQPLAQSLCLELPEEDAEPDLTGLAAEYRDVQGYESFVADLKWLVSAFACLLGARRIGLRLRALDKAMCPRFHVDHVPVRLITTYAGVGSQWLAEGAMDRRQLGQANAEPQADIQQLSSGEVALLKGEKWHGNEGFGLIHRSPQPPVGERRLILTLDWLG from the coding sequence ATGCCTGCACTCCAATTGCCGGGAAACCAAACCCGCCAACAGCATCAAGGCTCGACCCCACAGGCACTGACGCGCATTCTCGAAGACGAGGTGAATCTGGCCGTCTGGCAGCGACAATTGCCGCTGCACGTCAGCGATTTTGCCGATGTGCTGCTGTCGCTCAACCAGCCTTTGGCGCAATCGCTGTGCCTGGAGTTGCCCGAAGAAGACGCAGAACCGGATCTCACAGGGCTGGCCGCGGAGTACCGCGATGTGCAGGGTTACGAAAGCTTTGTGGCCGATTTGAAATGGCTGGTCAGCGCCTTTGCCTGCCTGCTCGGTGCGCGGCGGATCGGCCTGCGCCTGCGGGCGCTGGACAAAGCCATGTGCCCGCGTTTCCACGTTGATCACGTACCGGTGCGGCTGATCACGACCTACGCCGGCGTCGGCAGCCAATGGCTCGCGGAGGGTGCGATGGATCGCCGTCAACTCGGCCAGGCCAACGCCGAACCCCAAGCGGATATTCAGCAACTCAGCAGCGGCGAGGTTGCGTTGTTGAAGGGCGAAAAATGGCATGGCAACGAAGGTTTCGGCTTGATCCACCGCTCGCCGCAACCGCCAGTGGGCGAGCGCCGCTTGATTCTGACCCTCGACTGGCTCGGCTGA